One window of Populus nigra chromosome 5, ddPopNigr1.1, whole genome shotgun sequence genomic DNA carries:
- the LOC133693191 gene encoding uncharacterized protein LOC133693191 has product MGICSSCESAHVATAKLILQDGRLQEFSYPVKVSYVLAKNPTCFICNADEMEFDDVVSAINDDEELQPGQLYFALPLSWLKHPLQPEQMAALAVKASSALMKTGGAEKCRCRKKLVFSADNDGRGGGPSRNGGRSKLTAMLSAIPE; this is encoded by the coding sequence atgggCATTTGCAGTTCTTGTGAATCAGCACATGTAGCAACGGCAAAGTTGATTTTACAAGATGGAAGGTTACAGGAATTCTCATACCCAGTCAAGGTTTCTTATGTTCTTGCCAAGAATCCGACCTGCTTCATTTGCAACGCTGATGAAATGGAATTTGATGATGTTGTTTCAGCTATAAATGATGATGAAGAACTCCAGCCGGGTCAGCTCTATTTTGCTTTGCCATTGAGCTGGTTGAAGCATCCATTGCAGCCTGAACAAATGGCTGCATTGGCTGTTAAAGCTAGCTCAGCTTTAATGAAAACTGGAGGGGCTGAAAAATGTAGGTGCCGCAAGAAATTGGTGTTTTCTGCAGACAATGATGGTCGCGGTGGTGGGCCGAGCAGGAATGGTGGCAGGAGTAAGCTTACGGCAATGTTGAGTGCAATTCCCGAGTAG
- the LOC133694096 gene encoding STS14 protein, which translates to MACSSLLPLLFLALCHSSTQVAAPASDHNPTQVTTAPVPLPSVAKEFLQSHNQARSAVGVGPLKWSEMLANATSRLVRYQRNKMGCQFANLSNSKYGANQLWASGMAVTPLMAVDHWVQEKNYYNHTNNSCAPSHRCGVYTQVVWRKSLELGCAQATCVKDQASLTICFYNPPGNIIGESPY; encoded by the coding sequence ATGGCTTGCTCCTCCTTGCTTCCCCTTCTGTTTCTAGCTTTATGCCACAGCTCAACCCAAGTTGCAGCTCCTGCATCAGACCATAACCCCACCCAAGTCACAACAGCTCCAGTTCCACTGCCAAGTGTGGCTAAAGAGTTCCTACAGTCTCACAACCAAGCAAGATCAGCGGTTGGTGTTGGCCCTCTCAAGTGGAGCGAGATGCTAGCCAATGCCACAAGCAGACTAGTCAGGTACCAAAGGAACAAAATGGGTTGCCAGTTTGCAAACTTGAGCAACAGTAAGTATGGTGCAAATCAGTTATGGGCTAGTGGCATGGCTGTGACTCCACTCATGGCTGTTGATCACTGGGTACAAGAGAAGAATTACTATAACCACACTAACAATTCCTGTGCACCAAGCCATAGGTGTGGAGTTTACACACAGGTGGTGTGGAGGAAATCTTTGGAGTTGGGGTGTGCACAAGCTACATGCGTGAAGGACCAAGCTAGCTtaactatttgtttttataatccTCCTGGGAATATTATAGGGGAAAGCCCATATTAG
- the LOC133694622 gene encoding oxygen-evolving enhancer protein 1, chloroplastic, with amino-acid sequence MAASLQAAATLMQPTKVGVPSRTSLQLRSSQSVSKAFGFEPASARISCSLQSDLKDLARKCVDASKIAGFALATSALVVSGASAEGVPKRLTYDEIQSKTYMEVKGSGTANQCPTLDGGAESFAFKPGKYNAKKFCLEPTSFTVKAESVSKNAPPEFQNTKLMTRLTYTLDEIEGPFEVSPDGTIKFEEKDGIDYAAVTVQLPGGERVPFLFTIKQLAASGKPESFSGEFLVPSYRGSSFLDPKGRGGSTGYDNAVALPAGGRGDEEELLKENIKNTASSTGKITLSVTKSKPETGEIIGVFESLQPSDTDLGAKTPKDVKIQGIWYAQLD; translated from the exons ATGGCTGCCTCACTACAAGCAGCAGCTACACTGATGCAACCCACCAAGGTGGGTGTGCCTTCTAGGACCAGCCTTCAACTCAGGTCTTCTCAGAGTGTTTCCAAGGCTTTTGGCTTCGAACCAGCTAGTGCTAGGATTTCCTGCTCTTTGCAATCTGACCTTAAAGACTTGGCTCGAAAGTGTGTAGATGCTAGCAAGATCGCTGGCTTTGCTCTTGCTACTTCTGCTCTTGTTGTCTCG ggAGCAAGTGCTGAAGGAGTTCCAAAGAGGCTGACCTATGATGAAATCCAGAGCAAGACATACATGGAAGTAAAAGGATCTGGAACTGCTAACCAGTGCCCAACCCTTGATGGGGGAGCTGAGTCATTTGCCTTCAAGCCTGGCAAATACAATGCTAAGAAGTTCTGCCTGGAGCCAACTTCATTCACTGTCAAGGCTGAAAGTGTAAGCAAGAATGCCCCACCTGAGTTCCAAAACACTAAGCTCATGACACGTTTGACCTACACCCTCGACGAGATTGAGGGACCTTTCGAAGTCTCTCCCGATGGAACCATCAAGTTTGAGGAGAAAGATGGTATTGACTATGCTGCTGTGACCGTTCAGCTGCCTGGTGGCGAGCGTGTGCCTTTCCTTTTCACCATTAAACAATTAGCAGCATCAGGAAAACCAGAGAGCTTCAGTGGAGAGTTCCTTGTACCATCCTACCGAGGTTCATCTTTCTTGGACCCAAAGGGAAGAGGTGGCTCAACCGGTTATGACAATGCAGTTGCATTGCCTGCTGGAGGCAGAGGAGATGAGGAGGAACTACTCAAGGAAAACATCAAGAACACCGCATCATCAACAGGTAAAATCACCTTAAGTGTTACCAAGAGCAAGCCTGAGACTGGAGAGATCATAGGAGTGTTTGAGAGTCTTCAGCCATCTGATACTGATCTGGGAGCAAAGACTCCTAAGGATGTCAAGATCCAGGGGATCTGGTATGCTCAGCTTGATTAA